A stretch of DNA from Bacillus sp. SM2101:
TTTTGAAGCTTGTGTAACTTCTCCATCAAAGCTTGTCCAAGTAATGTTATCGATAACGATTTGTTTGCCTGTTACATTTACTAACTGAATTTCTACCTCTCCAGCAATATTTAACTCATCTACTGAAAAAGTATGAATATCAGTGTCATCAAATGCTTCTGATAAACCTTTTGATTCACCATTTATAAATAACTCTACTTGTCGGTTACCAATTCCAGTGAAACCTTTCTTTAGATCTACTGAAAAAGAGCTAATACCGTCTGAAATTGGGCTAGAATTAATACTACTATTGTCGCTTGAACGACGTAACATTAATCCATTACCATCAATTGGATAATCACCTTCATCACGTGAAGCAACATATGACCAAGTCACCCCATCGTTTCCAACAAATGAGTCTGTTCCATAACTTCCTGTTGCATTAGAGTTGTCAAAAGTTTCAACAAAAGTTTCTGCTGCAAACGATTGACTCACAAGTCCAACGTTAAATAAGTTGAACACTAATAAAGCCACCAATACGAAGCTTGTTCGCTTTCTAGTAAGCTTAGACACTTGCATTCTCCTCTCTCAACTATGTTATATTGAATACGTTTACATTGAAAGCAAAAAAATATAGCCTAAGAAGTCTGATGTATGACTTCTTACTTTTGCTTCTATTTCATTATAACAGGATTTATATAGGTATTCAGTATTGTTTTAAATGTAAATGTTGGGATTCATAAAGAGTTAATATTCTAAATCATCCTTCTTTTTTCGCAAGACTATTTTCGTCTTTCGTCTACCTATGCAATGAGTCTAAAAATAAGCCTAGGAACATTCTTATAAAAATTAAAGGTAAATGTCACCTGATCACGCTCCTAATAAATGTACTGTTTGAAAGCGTTAGATTTCAAGCACCCTACTTAATAGGCATGATGTTTTTTCTTATCTCATGTAACATATATTCTGCAAAACTTAATAATCTAACGTCTGTAATATTCATTTCTCCTAATTGACCAATATACACTTTTACAGCATCACCGATTATTTTTCGATATCGTTGGGGTAAGTTTTCCTGACCCCAATATCCACCTTCAAGTTTTGAACAAATAACACCTTCTGTTACATAATAAAGTACCCGACACAAGTTTAAAGTGAAGTAGACTGCATCATCCACAATTTCATTTTTGGCATTTTTAATATCGTACCAAATAGCATCAATATAAATATCTCTTGGTACGTCTGTAAAAACTTCATCAATTTCTTTTCCATATAAGCACTTACCTCTATGAAAAATAATAGTCAAATGGGCCGCTAATTCAGGATCTGTATACCCTCCGCATATATAATTATTGTCTGATAAGTATCTTTCCTTATGAAAATTTGAATAGTGCAACTCAAACGGTGTTGGATGTACGATTTCATGTGCAAACCTCTCCAGAATGACACTCATTTCCACTCCCTTAGGAGGAACATTTTCTAATTGAATAATGGCATGAATGAGTTCTTTTTTTGTACTAAAATCGATTGGTTGTTTTACGACAACAACAAAATCTATATCACTCGAATCATTATAGCAATTCATC
This window harbors:
- a CDS encoding aminoglycoside adenylyltransferase domain-containing protein; translation: MEPYKLLNQIIDTYQRILDNNLVGIYLHGSLAMNCYNDSSDIDFVVVVKQPIDFSTKKELIHAIIQLENVPPKGVEMSVILERFAHEIVHPTPFELHYSNFHKERYLSDNNYICGGYTDPELAAHLTIIFHRGKCLYGKEIDEVFTDVPRDIYIDAIWYDIKNAKNEIVDDAVYFTLNLCRVLYYVTEGVICSKLEGGYWGQENLPQRYRKIIGDAVKVYIGQLGEMNITDVRLLSFAEYMLHEIRKNIMPIK